From Pagrus major chromosome 2, Pma_NU_1.0, one genomic window encodes:
- the tirap gene encoding toll/interleukin-1 receptor domain-containing adapter protein, which yields MHGWIQKLFKSSVSGTQREQEAKVTKNSASSVNCASASPSPASSFCSSSSSSPGTTPSKAQSALSSLLRWSRKYDVFVCHSSVDSDSEEAGRLVSFLEASPRSLRCFLRERDDCPGAAVSTELCQAVQNSHLWALLITPNFLQDEWCTYMMHQALAEGPMSNRIIPLVHNLPRSQCPQELRFYYCIDLNRKPDWGYSLLNKTVLKYLEDLVKNEKTLDRNMDSSSNELSGGDSSKTGGDILM from the exons atGCATG GTTGGATCCAGaaactttttaaatcaagtgtATCTGGGACACAACGTGAACAAGAggcaaaagtgacaaaaaattCCGCGTCTTCAGTCAACTGTGCATCAGCTTCACCATCACCTGCCTCATCATTCTGCTCTtcgtcatcatcatcgccaGGGACAACCCCTTCCAAAGCACAGTCTGCTCTGAGCTCACTGCTGCGATGGAGCCGAAAGTATGACGTGTTTGTGTGCCACAGCTCTGTggacagtgacagtgaagagGCCGGACGCCTGGTCTCTTTCCTGGAGGCGTCGCCCCGTAGCCTTCGGTGCTTTCTACGGGAGAGGGACGACTGTCCAGGAGCTGCAGTTTCCACAGAGTTATGCCAGGCTGTGCAGAACAGCCACTTATGGGCTCTGCTTATCACTCCTAACTTCCTGCAGGATGAGTGGTGCACATATATGATGCACCAGGCTCTGGCAGAGGGGCCTATGTCCAATCGGATTATTCCCCTGGTTCACAACCTGCCCCGCTCACAGTGTCCTCAGGAACTGAGATTCTACTATTGCATCGACCTGAACCGTAAACCTGACTGGGGGTATTCTCTCCTCAACAAGACTGTGCTCAAGT ACTTGGAAGACCTGGTTAAAAATGAGAAGACACTAGATCGCAACATGGACAGCTCTAGCAATGAATTAAGTGGAGGAGACAGCTCAAAAACAGGGGGAGACATTCTGATGTGA
- the srpra gene encoding signal recognition particle receptor subunit alpha, whose product MLDFFTIFSKGGIVLWCFQGAGVTESFTGPVNALIRSVILQERSGNNSYTHEALSLKYKLDNEFELIFVVGFQKILTLTYVDKFIDDVQLHFRDRYKNELEQKGALKHLNFTYAFEDVFKMLLREAEDSSKARSPAPMRTFKESEKSQKTVKSMIEVKGGDKGKEPGGKKNKNTKKEAPAAEPAKVDQGKNSSSGQKMVENGNEGLTADEIMQNREKLFRKRKVVPVEKPSKSPKPQKPKKKQMRVWHMGGSSIKDLDHSYKNGNSNGDEQNLEAQIDPGMQLSSMKGDLLSVDCESSEDEEMEEEEEEEEAEERVVVGHTSKTSSKKGGGIGGMFGMLKGLVGSKSLTRSDMESVLDKMRDHLIAKNVAAEIASQLCDSVAKKLEGKVMGTFTTVASTVKLALQDSLVQILQPKRRVDILRDVMEAQNQRRPFVITFCGVNGVGKSTNLAKISFWLIENGFSVLIAACDTFRAGAVEQLRTHQRRLNSLHPPEQHGGRPVVQLYEKGYGKDAAGIAMEAIAYARNQAFDVVLVDTAGRMQDNAPLMTALAKLIAVNMPDLVLFVGEALVGNEAVDQLVKFNQALADHSMSDKPRLIDGIVLTKFDTIDDKVGAAISMTYITGQPIVFVGTGQTYNDLRSLNARAVVSALMKA is encoded by the exons ATGCTAGatttcttcaccatcttcaGCAAAGGGGGGATAGTGTTGTGGTGCTTTCAGGGAGCCGGTGTCACTGAATCCTTCACTGGGCCTGTCAACGCACTGATCCGCTCCGTGATCCTTCAG GAGCGAAGTGGGAACAACTCATACACTCATGAGGCCCTGAGTCTTAAATACAAGCTCGACAATGAGTTTGAGCTGATTTTTGTG GTGGGTTTTCAAAAGATCCTGACGCTGACGTATGTGGACAAGTTCATAGATGACGTCCAGCTGCATTTTAGGGATCGTTATAAGAACGAGCTGGAGCAGAAGGGGGCTCTGAAGCATCTCAACTTCACCTATGCATTTGAGGATGTCTTCAAGATGCTGCTCAG AGAGGCGGAGGACAGCAGCAAAGCTCGGAGCCCCGCCCCCATGCGGACCTTTAAGGAGTCCGAGAAATCCCAAAAAACTGTGAAGTCGATGATTGAGGTGAAGGGTGGGGACAAAGGCAAGGAACCGGGTGGcaagaagaataaaaataccaaaaaggAGG CTCCTGCAGCTGAGCCTGCCAAAGTGGATCAAGGCAAGAACTCATCCTCTGGGCAGAAGATGGTCGAGAATGGTAATGAGGGCTTGACTGCTGACGAGATCATGCAGAACAGGGAGAAATTATTTCGCAAGCGCAAGGTGGTGCCTGTTGAAAAACCCAG TAAGTCCCCAAAGCCTCAGAAGCCCAAGAAGAAACAAATGCGTGTTTGGCACATGGGTGGTAGCAGCATCAAGGACCTGGACCATAGCTACAAGAATGGAAATTCAAATGGtgatgaacagaacctggaagcACAGATTGACCCA GGGATGCAGCTGAGCTCCATGAAGGGTGACCTGCTGTCTGTGGACTGTGAGTccagtgaggatgaggagatggaagaggaggaggaggaggaggaggcagaggagagagtggTTGTCGGTCATACAAGCAAGACAAG CTCCAAAAAAGGTGGCGGTATTGGGGGCATGTTTGGGATGCTGAAGGGCCTGGTGGGGTCCAAGAGCCTGACCCGGTCGGACATGGAGTCTGTACTGGATAAGATGAGGGACCACCTCATCG CAAAGAATGTAGCAGCCGAGATTGCCTCCCAGCTCTGTGACTCTGTAGCCAAAAAACTGGAGGGCAAAGTCATGGGCACATTCACCA CTGTGGCCTCAACTGTAAAGCTGGCCCTGCAAGACTCGCTGGTGCAGATCCTGCAGCCCAAGCGAAGGGTGGATATTCTGAGAGATGTCATGGAGGCGCAGAACCAGCGAAGGCCCTTTGTCATTACTTTCTGCGGAGTCAACGGGGTTGGAAAGTCCACCAATTTGGCCAAG ATCTCTTTCTGGCTGATAGAGAATGGGTTCTCTGTGCTGATCGCAGCCTGTGACACGTTTCGTGCCGGTGCGGTGGAGCAGCTCCGCACTCATCAGCGCCGCCTGAACTCTCTGCATCCTCCTGAGCAGCATGGAGGACGGCCCGTAGTCCAGCTCTATGAGAAGGGCTACGGGAAGGATGCTGCTGGAATTGCCATGGAGGCCATTGCCTATG CCCGCAACCAGGCCTTTGACGTGGTGCTGGTGGACACTGCTGGGCGTATGCAGGACAACGCCCCCCTAATGACAGCCCTAGCCAAACTTATTGCAGTCAACATGCCTGACCTTGTGCTGTTTGTTGGAGAAGCTCTGGTTGGAAATGAGGCCGTTGATCAGCTG GTAAAGTTCAACCAGGCTCTGGCAGACCACTCCATGTCTGATAAGCCTCGCCTCATCGATGGGATTGTTCTCACTAAGTTTGACACCATCGACGACAAG GTGGGTGCTGCCATCTCCATGACCTACATCACAGGCCAGCCCATTGTGTTTGTGGGCACGGGGCAGACCTACAATGACCTGCGCAGCCTCAACGCCCGCGCCGTGGTCAGCGCCCTGATGAAGGCTTAA
- the fam118b gene encoding protein FAM118B, whose translation MASVVAVKTEKRPAADSQDADSNAKKPRKLLPSLKTKRAPELVLVIGTGVSSAVAPQVPALRSWKGLIQALLDAANDFDLLEEEESRRFQKHMQEDKNLVHVAHDLIQKLSPRTGNVRSTFFKDCLYEVFDDLECKMEHAGKHLLRSVLQLMESGALVLTTNFDNLLEIYAAHQGTKLESLDLTDEKKVLEWAQEKRRLSVLHIHGVYTNPSGIVLHPAGYQNVLRNTEVMREIQKLYETKSFVFLGCGRTVDDTTFQALFLEAVKHKSDLEHFMLVRREDVGEFKKLRDNMLDKGIKVISYGDEYGDLPEYFERLANEICNRDVSTNGWGSPSQNGEEQQNGFNTQKSLLQDYHS comes from the exons ATGGCCTCCGTTGTTGCAgtgaaaacagagaagagaccTGCAGCTGACTCTCAGGATGCAGACTCAAATGCAAAAAAGCCCAG GAAACTGCTGCCCAGCCTGAAGACCAAGCGAGCCCCTGAGCTGGTCCTTGTGATTGGCACGGGGGTAAGCTCTGCAGTGGCCCCTCAGGTCCCTGCACTCCGCTCCTGGAAGGGCCTCATCCAGGCCTTGCTCGATGCAGCCAATGACTTTGACCTGctagaggaggaggaaagtcGGCGTTTCCAGAAGCACATGCAGGAAGATAAGAATTTGGTGCATGTGGCCCATGACCTCATTCAGAAACTTTCCCCG agaACTGGCAATGTGCGATCCACATTCTTCAAGGACTGTCTGTACGAGGTGTTTGACGATTTGGAGTGCAAGATGGAGCATGCAGGCAAACATCTACTGCGCTCAGTACTACAGTTAATGGAGAGTGGTGCACTGGTCCTCACTACCAACTTTGACAACCTGTTGGAGATCTATGCAGCCCACCAGGGCACCAAGCTGGAGTCTTTGGACCTGACAGATGAGAAGAAG GTGTTGGAGTGGGCTCAGGAGAAACGGAGGTTAAGTGTTCTGCATATCCACGGTGTTTACACCAACCCCAGTGGTATTGTACTGCACCCTGCTGGATACCAGAATGTACTGAGGAACACTGAGGTTATG CGTGAGATCCAGAAGCTGTACGAGACCAAATCATTCGTGTTTCTCGGCTGCGGGCGCACGGTAGACGACACAACCTTCCAGGCTCTGTTCTTGGAGGCGGTCAAACACAAGTCGGACCTGGAACACTTCATGCTTGTGCGGCGGGAGGATGTGGGTGAGTTCAAGAAGCTACGTGACAACATGCTTGACAAGGGCATCAAGGTCATCTCCTATGGAGACGAGTATGGCGACCTGCCTGAGTACTTCGAGAGGCTGGCCAATGAGATCTGCAACCGTGACGTGTCTACCAACGGCTGGG GGTCCCCTTCACAAAATGGGGAGGAGCAGCAAAACGGCTTTAACACACAGAAAAGCCTCCTTCAAG ACTATCATTCTTGA